The Halostella litorea region GCGCTCGAACTGGGGGCCGGGCCGCTGCTGGTCGGCCTGATGGCGTCGACCGCGGCGTTCGCCGGCGTCCCCGGCGCGATCCTGTGGGGCCGGCTGGCCGCCCGCACCGACCGGCGGCGCGTGTTCGTCCTCGTCGCGCTCGCGGCCACGGCGGGCGTGCTCGCGGTCGTCCCGCTGCTGTCGGACCCGGTCGCGCTGCTGGTCGCCAACGCGGCGCTGTGGTTCGTCGTGGCGGCGGCCGCGCCGGTGTTGAACCTGATCGTCGTCGACGGCGTCCCCGAGTCCGACTGGGAGCGGGAGATCGGCCGGCTGAACCACTACCAGGGGTACGGCTGGCTCCTCGGCCTCGTGGCGGGGGCGGCCTGGACCGGCGCGGCGGCCGCGGCGACCGACGCCTCGCCCGTCGCCGCACAGCGGAGCTTCTTCCTCGCCAGCGCGGCGTCGACGGCGGTCGCGCTCGGCGTCGTCCGCTACTGGTACCCCGAGCGCCCGCGGGTGTCCCCCGAGCGCTTCCGCCGGGTGTACCGCCGCCTCTCGCGCACGGGCGGCCGGACGGTCCGCGCGGTGCCGTTCGGCCCGTCGCGGGTGTACTGGTCGCTGCGGTCGCTGCGCCCCGACCGGCTGACGGGCCGGTTCCGGTCGCGGCTCGGGACATACCTCGCGGCGCTGACGCTGTGTTTCGTCGGCTTCTCGGTTTTCTTCGGCCCGCTGCCGGCCTACCTGACCGCGGAGTCGTTCTCGACCGACGGGATCTTCGCGCTGTTCGTCCTCTCCAGCGCGGGGTCGGCCGCGTTCTACGCCCGCGCCGGCGACCTCTCGGCGCGGATGGACGCCCGCCGGCTACAGGTCGCGGCGCTGCTCGGGCGGGCGGGCGCGTTCCCCGTCATCGCCGCCGTCGGGGTGGCGCTCGCGCCGCCCGTAGCCGTGGCCGCACAGGCGCCGCTGTTCGCGTTCGTCGGCGTCACCTGGGCGGTGATCGCCGTCACCTCGACGGGCGTCGTCACGCGGCTGGCACCGTCCGAGGCCCGGGGCGAGGCGCTCGGGGCGTACGCCGCGCTGTCGAACTTCGGCGGCGGCGTCGGCAGCGCACTCGGCGGGTGGATCGCGGCGTCCGCGGGCTACGTCGCCGCGTTCGGCGTGGCCGCCGGCCTGATCGCCGTCGGCGCGGCGCTCGTGGCGCTGGGTCGGCGCGGGGCGGTCCCCGCGGCCGACCGCCCGCTCGGCCGGTAGCGCAATCGGAGCGCCTACCGGCCGCGGATCTCCCGAACGCGCTCGCGGTCCGGCAGCGCCGCCATCGCCCCCGTCGCGGTCGTCGCGGCGGCGGCGACCGCGTTGGCGAACGCGATCGCTTCGCCAAGCGGTTCGCCATCGAGGAGGGCAGCAATCGCCCCAGCGGTGAAGGCGTCGCCCGCGCCGGTGGCGTCGACGGGGTGGACCGGGTAGCCGTCGTGCCGTTCGACGCCGGGCCGCGGCGCGTCGTCGGCCGCCGCGGCGAGCGCGCCGTCGTCGCCGAGCGTGAGCAGGACGGTGTGCGGACCAAAGCCGCGGGCGCTCCGGGCCAGCGCCTCGGGGCCGTCGCCGTCCGCGCCCATCGCGCGCAGTTCCGCCGGCGTCGCCGTCAGCACGTCCGCGTGCTCGGCCGCCCAGCCCGCGACCGTCGCGAACTCCGCCTCGCTCCCCCACAGTTCGGGCCGGTAGTTGGGGTCGAACGAGACGGTACAGCCGGCCGCCGCGGCGCGCTCCGCGAGGTCCAGCGTCGCCGACCGCGACGGCTCGGCCGCGAGCGCGACGCCGCCGAGGTGAACCCACTCCACCGCTTCGAGCCTTCCGTCCGGGACCGTTCCGGACCGCATGCGCGTGTCGGCGGTGCCGTCGCGGTAGAACGAGAAGGAGCGGTCGCCGTCCGCGTCGCGCGCCACGAACGACAGCGTCGTCTTCGCGCCGGGGTCGCGCTCGACGAACTCGTCGGGGACGCCGCGCTCGGCGAGCGTCCGGACGAGGAAGTCGCCGAAGGGGTCGTCCCCGACGCGCGTCCAGAACAGCGGCGGACGGTCGAGCGCCGCCAGCGCGGCCGCGACGTTGGCCGGCGCGCCGCCCGCCCGGCGCGCGAACGCCTCGGCGGCGTCCAGGTCGCCGGGATTCTCAGGGAGGAAGTCGACGAGCGCCTCGCCCGCGACGAGCACGTCGTGTGTCATGCGGGGGACTGCGGCGCTCGGTCCCAAAGGCCTGCCGACAGCGACGCCGCCCCGGCGAGCGCGTCGGCGTCAGCCGAGGTCGGCGTCCAGCCGTTCCAGGCTCTCCGCGAGGTAGCCGTAATCGAGCGTGAACACCTCAAGCGACAGCGTCCCCGTCCAGTCGACATCGCGGAGCGCGTCGAAGATCCGGTCGAAGTCGATGGTCCCCGCGCCGTAGGGGAGGTGCTCGTCGTCGGCGACGCGCGTGTCGTTGAGGTGGAAGTGGGAGACGCGCCCGGGGCGGTCGGCGACGATAGACGCGATCCCGCCGGCGTCGACGCCGTCCATGCGCGCGTGGCCGGTGTCGACGGTCATCGAGACGTCGGTCGCCTCGAACAGGCGGTCGAACTGGTGGACGCTGGGCGTGGCCCGGGGGATGTTCTCGGCGCACACCTCGACCCCGGCCGACTCGCCGACGTCGACCAGTTCGCGGACGGAGTCGACGACGTGGCCGATCCGCTCGTCCTCGCTCGCGGCCGGCGTCCAGGCGTTCGACTCCGCGTGGAGGACCGCCTTCTCAGCGCCGAACTCGCCTACCGTGCGGAGGCAGGCGGACAGTTCCTCGACGGCTCCCTCCCGGACGTGCGGGTGGTGCGACCCCACGTCGAACCCGCCGAACGGTAGGTGGACGAGCAGGTCGAGGTCGTGCTCGTCGAGCGGGTCGCGGAGGCGGGCGGGGTCGGCTGCGACCGCCTCGCGGGACCAGTCCCCGTCGAGCATCAGTTCCACGTAGTCGTACCCCGCGTCGGCGGCGCGGGAAAACAGCTCCGCGTCCATGCCGACCTGCGTGACGAAGCCGCGGCGAACGTTCATCGGGCGGAGTACGGAGCGCCGCCACTTCAGCGGGGCGGTCGGTCGCGGCTACTGCTGCGGAGCGGCGACCACGCGCCCCTGGCCCGAAACGCTCACGTCACAACCGCCGTACGAAAAGGAGAGGAGGGTCGAGTCGTCGCCGTTCCGGAACAGGGCGTCGAGCGCGTCGGGGTCGACGGTGCCGTGAAGCGGGTCCAGTTCAAGCGGGTCGACGTTGACCGCCTCGGCGACGGCGTAGACGACGGCCTCGCTCGGCGACCCGTCCCCGGAGTCGTATCGCCGTTCGACGACGCCGTGGGGGTTCTCGAACTCGGCGGGGGTTCCGTCGTCCATCAGTGCTTCTATCGACTCGTCGGGTGCGTTCATTAGCTCTCCATAGCCGACCCGGTCACCTGCATCGGCGGGTTTCGTGTTCAACCTTTTATTACCTCCCCCCGGGCTCGGACGCGACGGTCGCGCCGACGAGCGTCTCCAGCGCCCGCCCTATCGTGGCGGAGACGGCCTGCGGCGAGACGTCCAGTTCGGCCGCGAGCTCCTCGAGCGTTACCTCGCGGGGGCGGGCGAAGTAGCCGCGCCGGTGTGCAAGCGTCAGCACCTCGCGTTGCTTCTCGGTCAGCCCGAACGCGTCGCCGGGGCCGCCGCTGTCGGCGAACAGGCGGTGGACCGTGATCTGGACGCCCGCCTCCTCGTACATGCTGCGGTACTCCCGGAGCGACTCGCGGTCGGGGAACCGCATCCGCAGGTGCCAGCCGTCGCCGTCGGCGGCGAGGTCGTCCATGGTCGCCGCGGCCTCGCGGTAGGCGTCGTAAAACGAGTTCCGGGAGCATTTCACCCGGTACAGTCGCCTGTCGTCGAGTCGCTCCAGCAACTCGTAGTCGGCGACGCTCTCGTCGTCGGCCAGCGCCGCCTCGAACGCCCCGTACTCGCCCCCCGTCGCCCAGAAGTAGAAGATCGGCAGCCCGTCGCGGCTCGCGGTGTCCTGGACGATCTCCAGCCGCATCGACGGCACCTCGGAGAGGGTATCCCGGAGGAGCAGGGATTCGTCGTCGACCGTGAACTCCACGATCACGCCCATGGGTGACCGTTCGCGAGCGCCGGGTTAATTCTACCGCGATGGAACGGCGACATGCGACTTTTGGAACAGGAACGGAGATGTATTTTTTGGGAAACCCAAAAAACAGTTGCCGAGTGACCAATCTTTAAGTGAGTACGCCGCGTACGTAGAGGTGACCATGAGCACTCAGAAGTCAGTCCGTCGAGAGGCAGGCACCGTCGAGCAGAGCGCGCTCCGCATCGATGAGGAGAAGGCCGAACAGATCATCGACGCGCTGAACACGGACCTGGCGGCGTCGTACGTGCTGTACCACCAGCTGAAAAAGCACCACTGGAACGTCGAGGGCGCGGAGTTCCTCCCGCTCCACGAGTTCTTGGAGGAGGCCTACGAGGTCGCCGAGCGGGCCGCCGACGAGCAGGCCGAGCGCGTGCAGGCGCTGGGCGGCGTCCCCATCAGCGGCATGTCGGACCTTGAGGCGGCCGCGCCGGTCGAACCCGAGGGCGAGGACGTGTACGACGTCCGCACGTCGCTGAAACACGACCTGGAGATGTACGGCGACATCATCGAGACGATGCGCGACCACGTCGAACTCGCCGAGAACCTCGGCGACTACGCCACCGCCGAGATGCTCCGCGAGCACCTCGTCGAGACCGAGGAGTACGCCCACCACATCGAACACTACCTCGAGGACGACTCGCTGAAGGACTGGTAACCGACCGCTCGGGGGACGAATCGCGGGCGGCGGGACCCTTTTCGCGGTTACCGTTCGAGGTCGACCGTCAGGTCGGTCGCTATCCAGGCGTCGCTGTTGTCCGATTCGGTGAAGACGACGCGGCCGGGACGCGTCTCGCAGGCCGTCACGAGCGTCTCCTCGGCCGCCTCCGTCGCCGTTTCTTCGGTTTCCGTGCTGCCGTGGGCTGCCATTACGAGGGATTAGGTGAGCCTAAAGCAAAAAGGGTTTTGGTCGACCTAAGACATCGGGACGCGGGTCGGGCTTTACGGCGGCTCGGGACGAAGGCGGACGCATGGACTGGACCGTCGTGCAGGGCGACATCGCCGCACAGTCCGCGGACGCACTCGTCAACGCCGCCGGGACGAGCCTCCGGATGGGCAGCGGCGTCGCCGGCGCGCTCCGCCGGGCTGCCGGGGGCGACATCAACGCGGCCGCGATGGAGCAGGGACCGGTCGACCTGAGCGGGGTCGCCGTCACGGACGCGTTCGACCTCGACGCCGAGTACGTGATCCACGCGGCGGCCATGCCACACTACGGCGACGGGCGGGCGACCGAGGAAAGCATCCGCGTCGCGACCCGGAACGCGCTCGGCCGCGCGGACGAACTCGGCTGCGAGTCGCTCGTGCTTCCGGCGCTTGGCTGCGGCGTCGCCGGGTTCGACCTCGCGGACGGCGCGCGGATCATCTGCGAGGCGATCCGTGACTACGACCCGGAGACGCTGCGTGACGTGCGATTCATCGCGTACGGCGACGGGGAGTACGACACGGTCCAGCGGGTCAGCGAGGACGTGCGGAATGGGTAGGACGCTCCGCCGCCGACTACCCTACTCGTGGCCGGAGACGCGGACCGGCTCGTAGGGTTCCTCCAGGTAGTCGAGTTCGTCGTCCGACAGCGTGATCTCGACGGCCTCGACGGCGTCCTCCAGGTGTTCGACGCTCGTCGTGCCGACGATGGGCGCGTCCACGGCGTCCTGGTGGAGCACCCACGCGAGCGATATCTGGGCCATCGTCGCGTTGTGGTCGTCGGCCAGGTCCGCGACGCGCTCGTTGACCGCCTCCCCGCCGCCCTCGAAGTAGGGGTGTTCGCGGGCGTAGTCGTCCGTCTCGCCGCGGGTCGTCGCGTCG contains the following coding sequences:
- a CDS encoding MFS transporter gives rise to the protein MTDRWLYGWGLGYAAVGAASLLIPLYALELGAGPLLVGLMASTAAFAGVPGAILWGRLAARTDRRRVFVLVALAATAGVLAVVPLLSDPVALLVANAALWFVVAAAAPVLNLIVVDGVPESDWEREIGRLNHYQGYGWLLGLVAGAAWTGAAAAATDASPVAAQRSFFLASAASTAVALGVVRYWYPERPRVSPERFRRVYRRLSRTGGRTVRAVPFGPSRVYWSLRSLRPDRLTGRFRSRLGTYLAALTLCFVGFSVFFGPLPAYLTAESFSTDGIFALFVLSSAGSAAFYARAGDLSARMDARRLQVAALLGRAGAFPVIAAVGVALAPPVAVAAQAPLFAFVGVTWAVIAVTSTGVVTRLAPSEARGEALGAYAALSNFGGGVGSALGGWIAASAGYVAAFGVAAGLIAVGAALVALGRRGAVPAADRPLGR
- a CDS encoding carbohydrate kinase family protein; the protein is MTHDVLVAGEALVDFLPENPGDLDAAEAFARRAGGAPANVAAALAALDRPPLFWTRVGDDPFGDFLVRTLAERGVPDEFVERDPGAKTTLSFVARDADGDRSFSFYRDGTADTRMRSGTVPDGRLEAVEWVHLGGVALAAEPSRSATLDLAERAAAAGCTVSFDPNYRPELWGSEAEFATVAGWAAEHADVLTATPAELRAMGADGDGPEALARSARGFGPHTVLLTLGDDGALAAAADDAPRPGVERHDGYPVHPVDATGAGDAFTAGAIAALLDGEPLGEAIAFANAVAAAATTATGAMAALPDRERVREIRGR
- a CDS encoding sugar phosphate isomerase/epimerase family protein, with the translated sequence MNVRRGFVTQVGMDAELFSRAADAGYDYVELMLDGDWSREAVAADPARLRDPLDEHDLDLLVHLPFGGFDVGSHHPHVREGAVEELSACLRTVGEFGAEKAVLHAESNAWTPAASEDERIGHVVDSVRELVDVGESAGVEVCAENIPRATPSVHQFDRLFEATDVSMTVDTGHARMDGVDAGGIASIVADRPGRVSHFHLNDTRVADDEHLPYGAGTIDFDRIFDALRDVDWTGTLSLEVFTLDYGYLAESLERLDADLG
- a CDS encoding HalOD1 output domain-containing protein, with amino-acid sequence MNAPDESIEALMDDGTPAEFENPHGVVERRYDSGDGSPSEAVVYAVAEAVNVDPLELDPLHGTVDPDALDALFRNGDDSTLLSFSYGGCDVSVSGQGRVVAAPQQ
- a CDS encoding helix-turn-helix domain-containing protein, coding for MGVIVEFTVDDESLLLRDTLSEVPSMRLEIVQDTASRDGLPIFYFWATGGEYGAFEAALADDESVADYELLERLDDRRLYRVKCSRNSFYDAYREAAATMDDLAADGDGWHLRMRFPDRESLREYRSMYEEAGVQITVHRLFADSGGPGDAFGLTEKQREVLTLAHRRGYFARPREVTLEELAAELDVSPQAVSATIGRALETLVGATVASEPGGR
- the dpsA gene encoding DNA starvation/stationary phase protection protein DpsA — protein: MSTQKSVRREAGTVEQSALRIDEEKAEQIIDALNTDLAASYVLYHQLKKHHWNVEGAEFLPLHEFLEEAYEVAERAADEQAERVQALGGVPISGMSDLEAAAPVEPEGEDVYDVRTSLKHDLEMYGDIIETMRDHVELAENLGDYATAEMLREHLVETEEYAHHIEHYLEDDSLKDW
- a CDS encoding macro domain-containing protein, whose protein sequence is MDWTVVQGDIAAQSADALVNAAGTSLRMGSGVAGALRRAAGGDINAAAMEQGPVDLSGVAVTDAFDLDAEYVIHAAAMPHYGDGRATEESIRVATRNALGRADELGCESLVLPALGCGVAGFDLADGARIICEAIRDYDPETLRDVRFIAYGDGEYDTVQRVSEDVRNG